A window of Streptomyces gilvosporeus contains these coding sequences:
- a CDS encoding glycosyltransferase, producing MESARRPILFVSLPESGLLNPLLVLAGELSRQGVADLWFATDEPRRNDVKRIAEGSPVEFASLGEVDSEMSAVTWSDEIYREVTQPSRFKAHRAVVRHTYRPGLQAEKFRRLQAVIDEVRPALMVIDCISSFAVDAAIARKIPYVLSVPFLPSNVLTAHTHFSKSYTPPGFPVPHTGLSRRMTPAQRVRNELFKLRTFAMFLNPRLGKVLAEDNRRRKELGLPKASFMARIEHAELVLCNSLAELDYPFDIPEKMRLVGAMVPQLPEAPDDQDLAPWLDAQSSVVYVGLGTITRLTREQVASMVEVARRLEGRHQVLWKLPSEQQHLLPPRESLPGNLRIESWVPSQMDVLGHPNVKVFFTHGGGNGFNEGMYFGKPLVVRPLWVDCYDQAVRGQDFGLSLTLDQPQKLDVNDVVDKLTKVLGTPSFHKEAERRAALMRAAGGRETAAELVLALPALA from the coding sequence ATGGAATCCGCCCGACGGCCGATCCTCTTCGTCAGCCTTCCGGAGAGCGGCCTGCTCAATCCGCTGCTCGTGCTGGCGGGTGAACTCTCTCGCCAGGGCGTGGCGGACCTCTGGTTCGCCACCGACGAGCCGCGCCGCAACGATGTGAAACGGATCGCGGAGGGCTCCCCTGTGGAGTTCGCCTCCCTGGGCGAGGTCGACTCCGAAATGTCGGCCGTGACGTGGAGTGACGAGATCTACCGCGAGGTGACCCAGCCCTCGCGCTTCAAGGCGCACCGCGCGGTCGTCCGGCACACCTACCGGCCCGGCCTCCAGGCGGAGAAGTTCCGCCGTCTCCAGGCCGTCATCGACGAGGTCCGGCCGGCGCTGATGGTCATCGACTGCATCAGCAGCTTCGCGGTCGACGCGGCCATCGCCCGGAAGATCCCGTACGTACTGAGCGTGCCGTTCCTGCCGAGCAATGTGCTGACGGCGCATACGCACTTCTCGAAGAGCTACACCCCGCCGGGCTTCCCCGTCCCGCACACGGGGCTGTCGCGGCGGATGACGCCGGCGCAGCGCGTCCGCAACGAGCTGTTCAAGCTGCGGACCTTCGCGATGTTCCTCAACCCTCGGCTGGGCAAGGTCCTCGCGGAGGACAACCGGCGGCGCAAGGAACTCGGGCTGCCGAAGGCCAGTTTCATGGCCCGGATCGAGCACGCCGAGCTGGTGCTGTGCAATTCCCTCGCCGAGCTGGACTACCCCTTCGACATCCCGGAGAAGATGCGGCTGGTGGGTGCCATGGTGCCGCAGCTGCCCGAGGCGCCGGACGATCAGGATCTCGCGCCGTGGCTGGACGCCCAGTCCTCCGTGGTCTATGTGGGGCTCGGGACGATCACCCGGCTGACGCGGGAGCAGGTCGCCTCCATGGTGGAGGTGGCCCGTCGGCTGGAGGGCCGGCACCAGGTGCTGTGGAAGCTGCCGTCGGAACAGCAGCACCTGCTGCCGCCCAGGGAGTCGCTGCCGGGCAACCTGCGGATCGAGAGCTGGGTTCCGTCGCAGATGGATGTGCTGGGCCATCCGAATGTGAAGGTGTTCTTCACCCATGGCGGCGGCAACGGCTTCAACGAGGGCATGTACTTCGGCAAGCCGCTCGTGGTGCGACCGCTGTGGGTGGACTGCTACGACCAGGCCGTCCGCGGCCAGGACTTCGGCCTCAGCCTGACCCTCGACCAGCCGCAGAAGCTCGACGTCAACGACGTCGTCGACAAGCTCACGAAGGTCCTGGGCACCCCGTCCTTCCACAAGGAGGCGGAGCGGCGGGCCGCCCTGATGCGCGCGGCGGGCGGGCGGGAGACCGCCGCCGAGCTGGTTCTCGCGCTCCCGGCCCTGGCGTAG
- a CDS encoding LuxR C-terminal-related transcriptional regulator, with protein sequence MTIQQANTEFFRQFNGSSEDICGRNFRDVVHPSVQQPLVRQFSNLLEGKHQRFVTPVIAVGPGEESAFTVPLTAVAVRGGLPDTTAILVMMPSAGDAEGTRVVTQRKKILSAMDARILEGIAAGVSTVPLAARLYLSRQGVEYHVTCLLRKLKVPNRAALVSRAYSMGVLKVGIWPPEVVDDFVK encoded by the coding sequence TTGACCATCCAGCAGGCGAACACCGAGTTCTTCCGGCAGTTCAACGGCTCGTCCGAGGACATATGCGGCCGCAATTTCCGTGACGTGGTGCACCCGAGCGTGCAGCAGCCGCTGGTACGCCAATTCTCCAATTTACTGGAAGGTAAGCACCAGCGATTCGTCACGCCCGTCATCGCCGTGGGCCCCGGCGAGGAGTCCGCCTTCACCGTTCCCCTCACCGCGGTCGCGGTGCGCGGTGGCCTGCCCGACACGACCGCGATCCTGGTCATGATGCCCTCGGCCGGGGACGCCGAGGGGACACGCGTGGTAACCCAACGCAAGAAGATCCTCTCCGCGATGGACGCCCGCATCCTCGAAGGCATCGCCGCCGGCGTCTCCACCGTCCCCCTGGCAGCCCGGCTCTACCTCAGCCGACAGGGCGTCGAGTACCACGTGACCTGCCTGCTGCGGAAGTTGAAGGTCCCCAACCGCGCCGCGCTGGTCTCCCGCGCCTACTCCATGGGCGTGCTCAAGGTGGGCATCTGGCCGCCCGAGGTCGTGGACGACTTCGTGAAGTAA
- a CDS encoding AfsR/SARP family transcriptional regulator produces MSARYNGQDLPLGPPRRRTLLALLLIRLGRVVPTELLVEELWGDEAPRHAVATLQSHVSHLRRALHAVTEMGQLSVLRHRTPGYVLDLDPEQVDACRFERLVTDGRRLLEQRDPRTAQARLTEALELWRGSPYAEFDGHPPLSDECTRLEQIRLTAVESCAEARLALGAAEEVAAALDGEARRHPTRERLVGHLMTALSQLGRQAEALEVYERTRNHLVEEFGVDTAAELRRVRTAILRQEPGASAPSKKPSAAPVESGGAADVPRVRNEPGDGGVPDFAGFGGSGGSAGGRTAVPPQGHGRAAATDDASATDVSGAAGEREGITGTDARPKARTDVPSGARADAVGTQAGTDEWRPAPGPEHESAAAPEAGASPEFESGWTATPSPFIGRSQDLDRLTTAAASAVVGHGHVAGVLGPPGVGKTRLLLELAARLESMDAQEEGSRLEVIWSHCFPGDGVPAYWLWTQILRRLSTSRPDAFREATEPYGALLAPLMPERSADRTQGPTSASDWSQARFLAHDAVCEVLLTLAGQHPLVLLLEDLQWADTASLDLLRLLSTRSQGHPLGIVLTARKFETESDATLRRIISDVLRGPRTATLRLCGLPRQAVGALVEAHAGAGVDPKVVDVLHRRSEGNPYFVMQLLSLVGHARRLHCPDAVDTLLAHIPTGVREALHQRFAALPEPVLRVLRLCAVIGVEVDTDLLRRTATCGAPVNAGLESAIRAGLLGEDPHRPGQLHFTHALIQETLVDELPREDRRRLHANVADALYARSRGHVGDEEIERVAHHSWHAKSALPAVEVLPRLLLAAEHAEQAMAYEQVEIWLRRAVHLVGFLPPDDSATVRMEQNLHIQLGQVLATTRGYGHPEAETALTRGRALSTVTHAPEDPSVLWALCAASLVAGRYDASRQLSGLLRDLARQTREPVAVLGAAYGEGIVLHVRGMLPQALAELEHGVDMADRFANEGHALARTFQHDPRVSCRSYNTFTHWLLGHQQTADARRRELVSLTEYESRPSDRSFALYVDGVVAAWEGDTRTALASSDEGVRVAGDHGLLYWKAMLGVVKGWGLVHAGDRDDGLALMHTSLAELSQSRTYLRHPLHLGLLGQAQHHVGRTEEARTTFRMLLAAVEQRRERVYLHPALPATALLHELLGHGADDQV; encoded by the coding sequence ATGTCGGCGCGATACAACGGGCAGGACCTGCCGCTTGGCCCGCCACGTCGGCGCACCCTGCTCGCCCTGCTCCTCATCCGCCTTGGCCGCGTGGTGCCCACCGAACTGCTCGTGGAGGAACTGTGGGGTGACGAAGCACCCCGCCACGCCGTCGCCACACTCCAAAGCCATGTCTCACATCTGCGTCGGGCGCTGCATGCAGTGACGGAAATGGGCCAACTTTCGGTGCTGCGTCATCGGACGCCCGGTTATGTCCTCGATCTCGATCCCGAACAGGTCGATGCCTGCCGCTTCGAGCGTCTGGTCACCGACGGACGGCGGCTGCTGGAGCAGCGCGATCCACGCACCGCGCAGGCCCGGCTCACCGAGGCCCTGGAACTCTGGCGCGGCTCGCCCTACGCGGAGTTCGACGGCCATCCGCCGCTCAGCGACGAGTGCACCCGACTCGAACAGATCCGGCTCACCGCCGTGGAGTCCTGTGCGGAGGCGCGGCTGGCTCTCGGCGCGGCCGAAGAGGTCGCCGCCGCGCTGGACGGGGAGGCGCGTCGTCATCCCACGCGGGAGCGGCTGGTCGGCCACCTCATGACGGCGCTGTCCCAACTCGGGCGGCAGGCCGAGGCGCTTGAGGTGTACGAGCGGACGCGTAACCATCTGGTCGAGGAGTTCGGTGTGGACACCGCGGCGGAACTGCGCCGGGTCCGAACCGCGATCCTGCGCCAGGAGCCGGGAGCGAGCGCCCCCTCGAAGAAGCCGTCTGCCGCACCGGTTGAGTCCGGCGGAGCGGCGGATGTCCCGCGGGTGAGAAATGAGCCGGGTGACGGCGGAGTACCGGACTTCGCGGGTTTCGGGGGCTCCGGGGGCTCCGCGGGCGGGAGGACGGCCGTCCCGCCCCAGGGGCACGGCCGGGCTGCGGCAACCGACGACGCCAGCGCGACGGATGTCTCCGGGGCGGCCGGAGAACGCGAGGGGATCACGGGGACCGACGCGCGGCCGAAGGCGCGAACCGATGTGCCGTCGGGCGCGCGGGCGGATGCCGTCGGCACGCAGGCCGGGACGGATGAGTGGCGGCCGGCTCCCGGGCCGGAACACGAGTCGGCTGCCGCCCCGGAGGCCGGCGCATCACCGGAGTTCGAGTCGGGGTGGACGGCCACCCCTTCGCCGTTCATCGGCCGCAGCCAGGACCTCGACCGCCTGACGACCGCCGCCGCGAGCGCGGTCGTGGGCCACGGTCATGTGGCCGGCGTCCTCGGCCCCCCGGGAGTCGGAAAGACCCGGCTGCTGCTGGAACTTGCGGCACGTCTGGAGAGCATGGACGCGCAGGAGGAGGGCTCCAGGCTGGAGGTGATCTGGAGCCACTGCTTCCCCGGCGACGGCGTCCCGGCCTACTGGCTGTGGACCCAGATCCTGCGGCGGCTGTCCACCAGCCGGCCGGATGCCTTTCGCGAGGCGACGGAACCGTACGGCGCCCTGCTGGCCCCGCTGATGCCCGAGCGGTCGGCGGACCGGACCCAAGGCCCGACTTCGGCCTCCGACTGGTCCCAGGCCCGCTTCCTCGCGCATGACGCGGTCTGCGAGGTGTTGCTCACCCTCGCCGGGCAACACCCGCTGGTGCTGCTCCTGGAAGACCTGCAATGGGCGGACACCGCCTCCCTCGACCTGCTCAGGCTGCTGAGCACCCGCTCCCAGGGCCATCCGCTGGGCATCGTGCTCACGGCCCGGAAGTTCGAAACCGAGTCGGATGCCACGCTGCGCCGAATAATCTCCGATGTCCTCCGCGGCCCCAGGACCGCGACGCTGCGGCTCTGCGGGCTCCCCCGGCAGGCCGTCGGCGCCCTCGTCGAAGCCCATGCAGGGGCCGGTGTGGACCCGAAGGTCGTCGACGTGCTGCACCGGCGCAGCGAAGGCAATCCGTACTTTGTGATGCAACTGCTCTCTCTCGTGGGCCACGCGCGTCGCCTCCATTGCCCGGACGCGGTGGACACGCTGCTGGCCCACATTCCCACCGGCGTACGCGAGGCGCTGCACCAGCGGTTCGCCGCGCTGCCCGAACCGGTCCTGCGGGTGCTTCGACTGTGCGCCGTCATCGGCGTCGAGGTGGACACCGACCTGTTGCGCCGGACCGCCACATGCGGCGCACCGGTCAACGCGGGTCTTGAGTCGGCCATCCGTGCCGGCCTGCTCGGGGAGGATCCGCACCGCCCGGGGCAGCTTCACTTCACGCACGCCCTGATCCAGGAGACGCTCGTCGACGAGCTCCCCCGTGAGGATCGCCGCCGACTGCACGCCAATGTCGCCGACGCACTGTACGCGCGCAGCCGCGGGCACGTGGGGGACGAGGAGATCGAGCGGGTGGCACATCACAGCTGGCACGCCAAGAGTGCGCTGCCCGCCGTCGAAGTGCTGCCTCGGCTGCTGCTCGCCGCGGAACACGCCGAGCAGGCCATGGCGTACGAGCAGGTGGAGATCTGGCTGCGCCGCGCGGTGCACCTGGTCGGCTTCCTGCCCCCGGACGATTCCGCCACGGTGCGAATGGAACAGAATCTGCACATCCAACTCGGCCAGGTACTCGCCACCACTCGCGGCTACGGGCACCCCGAGGCCGAGACGGCGTTGACGCGCGGTCGCGCCCTCAGCACGGTCACGCATGCCCCCGAGGACCCGTCGGTGCTCTGGGCGCTGTGCGCGGCATCCCTGGTCGCCGGCCGCTACGACGCCTCAAGGCAGTTGTCCGGGCTGCTGCGGGACCTCGCGCGGCAGACCCGGGAACCCGTGGCGGTGCTCGGTGCGGCGTACGGCGAAGGGATCGTGCTGCATGTGCGCGGAATGTTGCCGCAGGCGCTCGCCGAATTGGAGCACGGCGTCGACATGGCAGATCGTTTCGCCAACGAGGGTCATGCGCTGGCGCGTACCTTCCAGCACGACCCCCGCGTCTCCTGCCGCTCCTACAACACGTTCACCCACTGGCTCCTTGGACACCAGCAGACCGCCGACGCGCGCCGACGTGAGCTGGTGAGCCTGACCGAGTACGAGAGCAGGCCGTCCGACCGCTCCTTCGCGCTGTACGTGGACGGGGTCGTGGCGGCCTGGGAGGGCGACACCCGCACCGCTCTCGCGTCGAGCGACGAGGGCGTCCGCGTTGCGGGCGACCATGGACTTCTCTACTGGAAGGCCATGCTGGGCGTCGTCAAAGGGTGGGGTCTGGTGCACGCGGGGGACCGCGACGACGGCCTCGCCCTCATGCACACCTCGCTGGCCGAACTAAGCCAGTCCAGGACGTACTTACGCCACCCGCTCCACCTGGGTCTGTTGGGCCAGGCGCAACATCACGTCGGGCGGACCGAGGAGGCGAGGACCACCTTCCGGATGCTGCTGGCGGCCGTGGAACAACGCCGCGAGCGCGTGTACCTCCACCCGGCACTGCCGGCGACTGCGCTGCTGCACGAACTGCTGGGCCACGGCGCCGACGACCAAGTCTAA